A region from the Branchiostoma lanceolatum isolate klBraLanc5 chromosome 2, klBraLanc5.hap2, whole genome shotgun sequence genome encodes:
- the LOC136427449 gene encoding uncharacterized protein isoform X3: MATDGSLNGLEDGLDSVFVEDKRLNYVISPPHGVVTFVAVQVKNVATIWESNSADTVIRAMNRYSDIVRRATRDFRGYEVEAEEESFLVAFQQPLDAVNWSLTVQLAMTDTKWEEELLTCDDCIRVFKSHENGYDVPRLIFCGPRLQMGISKGRVDSVYHYASGHMGYRGTEVYRTRGICRLAQGGQILLNESLWQDLPKDQIAPYVHREVGSFKLEGFDNLTSLTEVLPCALEERARWFGIICAECNKLIKPKEGYVKALGSNWHTDHFRCWQCKKVLNGTYIVKDQKPYCEEDFFQYTAPRCRACGDPITGGFIEALESTWHPDCFVCQRCHKAPAKDDNIFEFNALPYCTECYSTVTYGTT, from the exons ATTTCTCCCCCACATGGTGTGGTGACGTTTGTTGCAGTGCAAGTGAAAAATGTGGCAACAATATGGGAGAGCAACTCTGCTGACACAGTCATAAG gGCTATGAACAGATACAGTGATATTGTACGGCGGGCAACACGAGACTTCCGTGGTTATGAGGTAGAGGCAGAGGAAGAGTCTTTCTTAGTTGCCTTCCAGCAGCCTCTGGATGCCGTCAACTG GTCCTTGACTGTTCAGCTAGCCATGACAGACACTAAGTGGGAAGAGGAGTTGTTAACGTGTGATGACTGTATTCGTGTCTTCAAGTCGCATGAGAATGGTTATGACGTCCCACGGCTCATCTTCTGTGGACCACGATTACAGATGGGCATTAGCAA GGGGAGAGTAGACAGTGTATACCACTATGCTAGTGGACACATGGGCTACCGAGGGACGGAGGTGTACAGGACTCGGGGAATCTGCAGGCTGGCTCAGGGAGGACAG ATTCTGCTTAATGAGTCATTATGGCAGGATCTACCTAAGGACCAGATTGCCCCCTATGTCCACAGGGAAGTCGGCAGCTTCAAATTGGAGGGTTTTGACAACTTAACATCGCTAACAGAG GTCTTACCTTGTGCCTTGGAGGAGCGGGCCAGGTGGTTTGGGATTATTTGCGCTGAGTGTAACAAACTCATTAAACCCAAGGAAGGTTATGTCAAG GCACTGGGCAGTAACTGGCACACAGACCACTTCAGGTGCTGGCAGTGTAAGAAGGTGTTGAATGGAACATACATAGTCAAGGATCAAAAG CCGTATTGTGAGGAGGACTTCTTCCAGTACACTGCGCCTCGCTGTCGAGCGTGCGGCGACCCAATCACAGGAGGCTTTATAGAGGCCCTCGAGAGTACCTGGCACCCAGACTGCTTTGTATGTCAG AGATGTCACAAAGCACCAGCAAAAGATGACAACATCTTTGAATTCAATGCCCTGCCATACTGCACCGAGTGTTACAGCACAGTAACCTATGGGACAACGTAA